In Oryza glaberrima chromosome 8, OglaRS2, whole genome shotgun sequence, the following are encoded in one genomic region:
- the LOC127781882 gene encoding LOB domain-containing protein 13-like encodes MAERGNAANTMAMEAYWRVQDPVYGCTGIINRLQEEIRAVQCELARTQAHLAIGVASSQQPPPPPPPPPLPSPPPPPQQQQQQQEEQSPPPLLDPADEFLNLDGL; translated from the coding sequence ATGGCGGAGAGGGGCAACGCGGCGAACACGATGGCGATGGAGGCGTACTGGAGGGTGCAGGACCCGGTGTACGGCTGCACCGGGATCATCAACCGCCTGCAGGAGGAGATCCGAGCCGTCCAGTGCGAGCTGGCCAGGACGCAGGCTCACCTCGCCATCGGCGTCGCTTCCTCCCAgcaacctccacctccacctcctccgccaccattgccgtcgccgccgccgccgccgcagcagcagcagcagcagcaggaggagcagtcgccgccgccgttgctggaTCCGGCCGACGAGTTCCTCAACCTCGATGGACTTTGA